In Sphingobacterium sp. SRCM116780, the genomic stretch TGTAACCGTTTTAGTTTGTTACAAAAAACCATTCCACATATCAGTAAGCAAATGCTCATCAACCAATTGCGTGAGTTGGAAGATGATGGATTGTTAGAGCGTCAAATTTTTGCAGAAGTGCCCCCTCGCGTTGAATATGCGCTTACCGAATACGGCAATTCAATGATGTCTGTCATTTTAGATATTCAAAAATGGGGTGAAAAGGATTTGAAAGAAAAGTGTCAAATTTAGTGGAATGTCTTGAAAAGAATATATAGATTCAAATAAAGATTTCTTATACATTCTATATTAGAGCTAATTTTAGCCTACATATTATTCTTATTTAGTAGTACAGTTTACTCGTTTGAATCCATCTAGGCCATTTCCATTATTGTCAATACAGCCAAATTTATCCTTTAGGGTAAAATCAATATTTTCTCCTTTTTCATTTTTTGCCAAATATTTCAGAGGAGTAAGTGTTTTTTTATCGACCACTTCAAAACTTTGGGCATCTATAGTATCAATAAGTTTGTCACCTTTTAAATCAAAATTTAACTTTCTATTTCCTAAATAAACCCAATTTTTGTCTTTTGCTAATCCTAACAAGTGACGATAAATTTTAATGCTTTTGTAATCATTAGAAGGAATTTTTTCAGTACCAAAATAATAATTGCACCCATCTGTTATCCATCTGTTGGTATAGCTTTCTTCATCATTGAAAACAAACTTGAAATTTTTTACTGAACAAACATGTAAAGCTTCTGTCTTCAGGAAAACATCTTTTCCATCCGTAGAAAAATATTCATCAATTGGTTTGAAATTTTTACCAACAGCATTTTTTATGATCTCT encodes the following:
- a CDS encoding winged helix-turn-helix transcriptional regulator, whose product is MENKRKNKDFNPFNCGVVHFLNIVGGKWKVLVIYAVSKKCNRFSLLQKTIPHISKQMLINQLRELEDDGLLERQIFAEVPPRVEYALTEYGNSMMSVILDIQKWGEKDLKEKCQI
- a CDS encoding DKNYY domain-containing protein, giving the protein MKNIIILLFVTFSLMSCNDYTIKDNKVYFTSWNEGSGKNKKLIEGADFSTFEELKYGFGKDKSNVFIGGNMIVGADPQTFEIINEIFSKDKNYAYYSGEIIKNAVGKNFKPIDEYFSTDGKDVFLKTEALHVCSVKNFKFVFNDEESYTNRWITDGCNYYFGTEKIPSNDYKSIKIYRHLLGLAKDKNWVYLGNRKLNFDLKGDKLIDTIDAQSFEVVDKKTLTPLKYLAKNEKGENIDFTLKDKFGCIDNNGNGLDGFKRVNCTTK